The Amycolatopsis sp. DG1A-15b genome window below encodes:
- the pqqA gene encoding pyrroloquinoline quinone precursor peptide PqqA: MTEEWTTPDFVEYETPMEVTAYAARMAD, encoded by the coding sequence ATGACCGAGGAGTGGACGACCCCGGACTTCGTCGAGTACGAAACCCCGATGGAGGTCACCGCCTACGCGGCCCGCATGGCGGACTGA